A window of Chryseobacterium aquaeductus genomic DNA:
TTACGTCCTGAAACTTACAGGAAAAGATGTAGACGATATCATGCACGCCAGCGAATTTGGGGTAATCATGCTTTTGTTTTTAGTAGGACTTGAGCTGGAACCAAGAAAATTCTGGGAAATGCGAAAGAAAATCCTGGGACTCGGAATGACGCAAATGGTACTTACGATTTCTCTGCTATTTATAATTTTTATCACTTTCGGATGGAAAACCGAAAAAGCCATTGCCATTGCCATGTGTTTTGCACTTTCCTCCACTGCAATTGTTCTGCAGACCTTACAGGAAAAAAACAGCTTCAAAACCGTTGCAGGTGAGGCTTCGTTTTCCACGCTGTTATTTCAGGATATTTCCGTAATTCCTATTTTGGCTATTTTGCCGTTGCTTGCTCACTCAAAAGTAAAGCAGAATGAAAATGAAGTACAGGTTTTAATTCAAAAACTTCCCGAATGGCTACAGGCTAGCACTGTAATCCTAGGAGTAGTCATCTTGATTTTATTGGGAAGATATGTTTTCGTTCCTTTTTTAAGGTATGTTTCTAAAGCAGGAATGACTGAATTATTAACTGCTTCTTCTCTCTTCTTAGTAATCGGAGTTTCAGAATTGATGATCTCCATTGGTCTTTCGCCGGCACTTGGAGCTTTCCTTGCAGGAGTAATGTTGGCAAACAGTGAATTCAGACATGAATTGGAAGCGCAGATTGATCCTTTCAAAGGACTACTGCTCGCCGTTTTCTTTGTAAGCGTAGGCTCAACCATGAATTTTGACGTGATTATACAAGATTCTTTATTTATTTTCACGACAGTTTTTGCAGTTTTAGCTGTGAAATTCATTGTTTTATTTTCGATTGGTAAATTTTTCAAACTTGATAATCCTCAAAATCTTTTTTACGCATTTGCCCTTTCGCAAGTCGGCGAATTTGCTTTTGTATTAATAAATTACGCATCCGATTTATACCTTTTCGGAGCTGAGTTAAATGCTCAGATGATGGCAGTTACAGCAATTACGATGTGTATTACTCCGTTTCTTTTAATTATTAATGATAAGATAATCACGCCAAGATTCATCAAAGGAATTCCAGATGAGCAAAGTGACTTTAATATTCTGGAAAACAATATTGCACAAAAGAAAATCATCATCGTAGGTTTCGGACATTTTGGAAGTACCGTTGGGCGTTTGTTGAAAGCCAATAAAATTACAGCTACCGTGCTCGACATAGATTCCGACCGTGTGAAATTATTGCGTGGATATGGTTTTAAAGTCTATTATGGTGACGCAACAAGAATTCCTGTTTTGAGAGCTGCAGGAATTGAGGATGCTAAAATTTTAATTCTTTGCCTCGATAATTCTGGTGACAACAAATTTATTGCTGAATTAGTAAGCGAAAAATATCCGGATGTGAAGATTTTTGTAAGAGCTAAAAACCGAATTGACGCCTACACTTATTTAAACAACGGAATTGACAATATTTATCGAGAAACTCTCGGAACAGCCGTAGATATGGCAGTTGATGTACTGCATGAAACAGGAATGCGAAAATATGCCGCAAGACGTCTCGGTCAGCGTTTTATGGCAATCGACAAAGCTTCTATCAGAAAATTGGCAAAGGCTGATGATGATGATGAAGTTCGTTTGTTTGCAACAAAAGAACTCCTCCAGAGAGAAGAGGAGCTTTTAGCATATGATAATCTTAATTTTGATGGTAAAAATTGGGAGGGTTCTTCATCAACCGCCGAAGAAGACGATGATGAAGAAGAAAGTAAAGAATAATTTTATTGAATACTTACACTTCCACCACTACTCTCCTCTTTTTTCACAGTCGTTACATTTCCTTTTTTGTAAACATTTACGCTACCTCCGGAAGAAGCTTCTACATCTACAGTTGAGCTTGCACTTATTTCTAAACTGGCACCGCTCGAAGAATCTGCTTTTAGGTTTTCAACTACAACATCTTTTGCATTGATGCTGCTTCCAGAAGAAGAACTCATCTCAGCATTTTTAGATTTCCCCGATATAGTAATACTTGCGGCTGATGACGCATCGACATCCAAATTGACGGCCCAAATTTTTCCGTCAAAACTGCTGCTGCTGTCAACAGATAATTCTAAATCATTAGCTTCCAGATGACCAGTTATGCTCGCCGCACTAGAAACTTCAATGTCTGTTTTTTCTTGGGTAAATTTATCTTTTACATTAATGCTTGCTGCAGAATTGGCAATTAACTTCACAAAATCTTTCGTATAAATTTTAGCAGTGACGTTGTTGGTATTCATCACACGAAATCCTGTATTGTAATGAATATGTACTTTTCCGCCTTGTATCTCTACCAAAACTTCATCGATAATGTTTGCCGGAGCAGAAATCACTATTTTTTCAACATCAGACTTAATAATCTCAGCTTCAATCGCCTGAGAAACTTCTATCTCGTCAAAATCTCCACCGAATTCTTTTTGTTTTAAAGGCCCATGATCTTCGTTGGTGACATCTGGAAGCCATTTAGATTTTTCGCCTTTTTCATTACAGGCAGAAAGTATAATCAATCCGGAAAAAAGTAAAATTGCAGGGTATTTCATGGTCTGGTTTTTATGTGTTTATTTTATATACTATTAAGAACAACTAAAATATAAAAAATATTACATCATTAAAAATATAAATTAAAAATGTAAAGTCACAGAACCCAGATTTCATAAAATTCTCAATTACTTTTAATATCTTTATGCTTTAATATGAACTAAATGATGAGTTCTTATTTACGAGTTTTCCGATAGTTAACAGAAAATCAGTCCTGAGATAAATTGCTATCACTAAACGGGAAACCTCAACAACGATGAAGATAAGCGATCATATTTGACCTTCAAAAAACAATATAATTACGTATGAAAAATATTTCATCAGCATTATTAATTTCTGCCTTGGCATTCAATTATTCGTGTACCACAATGAAAACAACTGATATGAAACAGGAAATTCCTGTTCCTGATTCTTCACTTTCGTCGAATCCGTTTATTAAAAAAAGTAAGCTTCAGTACGAAGCTCCGGAATTTGATAAAATTAAAAATGAACATTTCAAACCTGCATTTGAATTTGGACTAAAACAGCATGACGCCGAGATTCTTGCAATTGCAAATAATTCTCAGGCAGCAACTTTTGAAAACACAATTGTCGCACTAGAAAAAAGTGGCGAAGTATTAAAAAGAGCAGGTATCGTATTTTCAAATTTGACCAGCGCAAATACAAACCCAACTTTGCAGGCTTTAGACGAAGAATTTGCTCCTATTTTCGCAGCGCATTCTGATAAAATGTATCTGAATGAAAATTTATACAACAGAATAAAAGCAATCTCAGATAACGGTCTGGATTCTGAAAGCAAAAGACTGCTTCAGTTTTACAAACAAAATTTTGAAATTGCAGGAGCTAATCTTTCTGCAGCTGATAAAGAGAAATTAAAGCAGGTCAATCAGGAAATAGCTTCACTTTCTACTCAGTATTCAAATAAATTACTAGAAGCGAGAAAAGAAGGCGGAATTATCATCGACAACGTAAATGAACTTGACGGACTTTCTGCTGATGAAATAGCAGCAGCCGCAGCTGATGCAAAAACCGCAGGAAAAGACGGAAAATATCTTTTAGCCCTTCAAAATACAACTCAACAACCTGTTTTACAAAATCTCACCAACAGAGCAACCCGTGAAAAAGTTTTTAAAGCTTCATGGATGAGAGCCGAAAAAGGTGGAAACAGCGACACAAGAGAAACCGTTGAAAAACTGGCGAAATTAAGATTAAAAAAAGCTCAGATTTTAGGCAAAAAAAGTTTCGCAGAATGGAAACTGCAAGATCAAATGGCTAAAACGCCTGGCGCTGCAGTGAAATTGATGAACCAATTGGCAACTCCTGCTGTAGAAACTGCAAAACGTGAAGCAAAAGATATTCAGGATTTGATTGACCTGCAAAAAGGTAGTTTTAAATTGGAACCCTGGGACTGGAATTTCTACGCTGAACAAGTGAGAAAAGCAAAATTTGATCTTGATGAAAACCAGATAAAACCTTATTTTGAAATCACAACCGTTTTAGAAAAAGGTGTTTTCTTCGCTGCTGAAAAATTCTACGGATTGACGTTTAAAAAGCGAACCGATCTTCCGGTATACCATCCTGATGTAGTAACTTACGAAGTTTTCGATTATGACGGAAAATCTTTGGCGATTTATTACTTAGATTTTTACACCAGAGATTCTAAAAACGGCGGTGCGTGGATGAGTAATTTCGTTGAGCAATCTTATCTTTTAGGAACAAAACCTGTGATTGTTAATTGCTACAATTATCAAAAACCGGCTCCGGGAAAACCTTCATTAATCAGTTATGATGATGTTACCACCATATTCCATGAGTTTGGTCATTCTATTCACGGAATGTTTGCCAGCCAAAAATACCCTTCACTTTCAGGAACCAATGTTCCGAGAGATTTTGTAGAATTCCCTTCCCAGATTAATGAGCATTGGGCTTTAGATCCGGTAGTTCTTAAAAATTACGCACTTCATTACGAAACAAAACAACCGATTCCTCAGACTTTAGTTGATAAAATTAAAAATGCAGCAACTTTTAATCAAGGTTATATGACCACCGAATTGGTTTCTGCTGCTGCTTTGGACATGGATTGGCATTCTGTAACCAACGAAGGTCAGCTTATATCAGCATTAGATTTCGAAAAACAATCTTTAAATAACCACGGATTTACGTTATCAACCGTTCCGCCAAGATATCACACTCCTTACTTTGCACATATTTGGGGTGGCGGTTATTCTGCAGGATATTACGCTTACTTATGGTCTGAAACTTTAGACAGCGATGCGTGGGAATGGATTTCGAAGAATGGTGGATTAACCAGAGAAAATGGCGACAGATTCAGAAAACACATTCTTTCTGTAGGAAATTCTGTTGATCTGAATCAGGCGTTCAGAGATTTCACAGGACACGATCCTGACATCAAACCTTTATTGAGAAACAGAGGTT
This region includes:
- a CDS encoding monovalent cation:proton antiporter-2 (CPA2) family protein, with protein sequence MESSLAMNTLLFLGVAIIMVPLARKLGLSSVIGYILGGIIIGPYVLKLTGKDVDDIMHASEFGVIMLLFLVGLELEPRKFWEMRKKILGLGMTQMVLTISLLFIIFITFGWKTEKAIAIAMCFALSSTAIVLQTLQEKNSFKTVAGEASFSTLLFQDISVIPILAILPLLAHSKVKQNENEVQVLIQKLPEWLQASTVILGVVILILLGRYVFVPFLRYVSKAGMTELLTASSLFLVIGVSELMISIGLSPALGAFLAGVMLANSEFRHELEAQIDPFKGLLLAVFFVSVGSTMNFDVIIQDSLFIFTTVFAVLAVKFIVLFSIGKFFKLDNPQNLFYAFALSQVGEFAFVLINYASDLYLFGAELNAQMMAVTAITMCITPFLLIINDKIITPRFIKGIPDEQSDFNILENNIAQKKIIIVGFGHFGSTVGRLLKANKITATVLDIDSDRVKLLRGYGFKVYYGDATRIPVLRAAGIEDAKILILCLDNSGDNKFIAELVSEKYPDVKIFVRAKNRIDAYTYLNNGIDNIYRETLGTAVDMAVDVLHETGMRKYAARRLGQRFMAIDKASIRKLAKADDDDEVRLFATKELLQREEELLAYDNLNFDGKNWEGSSSTAEEDDDEEESKE
- a CDS encoding head GIN domain-containing protein: MKYPAILLFSGLIILSACNEKGEKSKWLPDVTNEDHGPLKQKEFGGDFDEIEVSQAIEAEIIKSDVEKIVISAPANIIDEVLVEIQGGKVHIHYNTGFRVMNTNNVTAKIYTKDFVKLIANSAASINVKDKFTQEKTDIEVSSAASITGHLEANDLELSVDSSSSFDGKIWAVNLDVDASSAASITISGKSKNAEMSSSSGSSINAKDVVVENLKADSSSGASLEISASSTVDVEASSGGSVNVYKKGNVTTVKKEESSGGSVSIQ
- a CDS encoding M3 family metallopeptidase, which produces MKNISSALLISALAFNYSCTTMKTTDMKQEIPVPDSSLSSNPFIKKSKLQYEAPEFDKIKNEHFKPAFEFGLKQHDAEILAIANNSQAATFENTIVALEKSGEVLKRAGIVFSNLTSANTNPTLQALDEEFAPIFAAHSDKMYLNENLYNRIKAISDNGLDSESKRLLQFYKQNFEIAGANLSAADKEKLKQVNQEIASLSTQYSNKLLEARKEGGIIIDNVNELDGLSADEIAAAAADAKTAGKDGKYLLALQNTTQQPVLQNLTNRATREKVFKASWMRAEKGGNSDTRETVEKLAKLRLKKAQILGKKSFAEWKLQDQMAKTPGAAVKLMNQLATPAVETAKREAKDIQDLIDLQKGSFKLEPWDWNFYAEQVRKAKFDLDENQIKPYFEITTVLEKGVFFAAEKFYGLTFKKRTDLPVYHPDVVTYEVFDYDGKSLAIYYLDFYTRDSKNGGAWMSNFVEQSYLLGTKPVIVNCYNYQKPAPGKPSLISYDDVTTIFHEFGHSIHGMFASQKYPSLSGTNVPRDFVEFPSQINEHWALDPVVLKNYALHYETKQPIPQTLVDKIKNAATFNQGYMTTELVSAAALDMDWHSVTNEGQLISALDFEKQSLNNHGFTLSTVPPRYHTPYFAHIWGGGYSAGYYAYLWSETLDSDAWEWISKNGGLTRENGDRFRKHILSVGNSVDLNQAFRDFTGHDPDIKPLLRNRGFIK